One stretch of Geoalkalibacter ferrihydriticus DSM 17813 DNA includes these proteins:
- the fdnG gene encoding formate dehydrogenase-N subunit alpha, with protein sequence MGISRRNFLKGSGAAVGAVALSRTPAEAGPDSPDLRTKGLQSTTTICPYCAVGCGMIVHTKGGRIVNIEGDPEHPINRGSLCSKGSAMYQVANNERRLTKVQYRAPGSDRWEEKSWDWAMDRIAKLMKESRDRNFIASETIDGKTYRVNRNEGMAFLGGAALDSEECYLWSKFSRAMGVGYLEHQARIUHSATVAGLAASIGRGAMTNHWNDIQHADVILAIGSNPAENHPISFKYVEKAIDKGAKLISVDPRFTRTSSKAQIYAQLRPGTDIAFMGGLINYTLENELFHKEYVLNYTNAAFIVDDNYDFDEGIFSGFSPETYSYDKKSWRYKTAADGQPLKDMSLQDPRCVYQLLKAHFAEYTPAKVCEVTGTAIQDYMAVARAFCETGRSDKAGTIMYAMGTTQHTYGTQNVRSYAMLQLLLGNVGIAGGGINALRGECNVQGSTDYALLFHILPGYMKSPEYDDVDLSTWLKNVTPVATDPKSANWWSNMPKYMVSLLKAFWGEHATAANDFGYDYLPKRSGNYSYIMLMERLQQGGFDGMFCMGTNPIVGGPDSLGIGRGLDKLKWMVSADLWETDTSVFWKRPGVNPKDIQTEVFNLPAASSVEKEGSISNSGRWAQWRYKAVEPPGHAESDAFIIDQLYRRLKNLYSQGGVFPEPIVNLAWNYGDGHEPDIEMVARETNGFFTRDVQIGGKLYKKGEQVPAFTALQDDGSTVSGNWLYCGSYTEEDGNKLKRRGQEDPTGLEMYPNWSWCWPVNRRILYNRASVDPDGRPWNPKKIVIAWNETTGRWDGDVPDGGWPPMNKPGGRYPFIMVAEGFGRLFSAGLADGPFPAHYEPMESPTENLFCKQQTNPAVRPPARLSDREKFPYIGTSYRVSEHWQAGSMTRNLPWLVELVPDMFVEMSEGLARWKGINNGDMVTISSERGAIEARALITSRIKPLRVGGRMIEQVGLPWHFGFAGLAKGDSANVLTAAVGCANTTIPEYKAFLCNIEKGGKKA encoded by the coding sequence ATGGGTATTTCCCGGAGGAACTTTTTGAAAGGGAGCGGCGCTGCCGTCGGGGCCGTCGCCCTGAGCCGCACCCCGGCCGAGGCGGGACCGGATTCACCGGATCTGCGCACCAAAGGCCTGCAAAGCACCACCACCATCTGCCCCTACTGCGCGGTCGGCTGCGGCATGATCGTGCACACCAAGGGCGGACGCATCGTCAATATCGAGGGCGATCCCGAGCACCCCATCAACCGCGGTTCGCTCTGCTCCAAAGGCAGCGCCATGTACCAGGTGGCCAACAACGAGCGGCGCCTGACCAAGGTACAGTACCGCGCCCCGGGCAGCGACCGCTGGGAGGAGAAGTCCTGGGATTGGGCCATGGACCGCATCGCCAAGCTCATGAAGGAGTCGCGCGACCGTAACTTTATCGCCAGCGAAACCATCGACGGCAAAACCTATCGCGTCAATCGCAACGAGGGCATGGCCTTTCTCGGCGGCGCAGCCCTGGACAGCGAAGAGTGCTACCTGTGGAGCAAGTTCTCACGCGCCATGGGCGTTGGGTACCTCGAACACCAGGCGCGAATATGACACAGCGCTACGGTCGCCGGTCTGGCGGCCTCAATCGGTCGTGGTGCCATGACCAATCACTGGAACGACATTCAGCACGCCGATGTCATTCTGGCCATTGGTTCCAACCCCGCTGAAAACCATCCCATCTCCTTCAAATATGTGGAGAAGGCCATCGACAAGGGCGCCAAGCTCATCAGCGTCGACCCACGCTTTACCCGTACGTCCTCCAAAGCCCAGATCTACGCCCAGTTGCGGCCGGGCACCGACATCGCATTTATGGGTGGGCTGATCAATTACACCCTGGAAAACGAACTGTTTCACAAGGAATATGTCCTCAACTATACCAACGCCGCTTTCATCGTGGACGACAATTACGATTTCGACGAGGGCATCTTCTCCGGCTTCTCACCCGAAACCTACAGCTACGACAAAAAGAGCTGGCGCTACAAAACCGCCGCGGATGGCCAACCCCTCAAGGATATGAGCCTGCAGGACCCGCGTTGTGTTTACCAGTTGCTCAAAGCCCATTTCGCCGAATACACCCCGGCCAAGGTGTGCGAGGTCACCGGCACTGCCATTCAGGACTACATGGCCGTGGCACGCGCCTTCTGTGAAACGGGGCGCAGCGACAAGGCGGGCACCATCATGTATGCCATGGGCACCACCCAGCACACCTACGGCACCCAGAACGTTCGCTCCTACGCCATGCTGCAACTGCTGCTGGGCAACGTGGGCATCGCCGGGGGCGGCATCAACGCCCTGCGCGGCGAGTGCAACGTGCAGGGCTCAACGGACTATGCCTTGCTTTTCCACATCCTGCCCGGCTACATGAAATCGCCCGAATACGACGACGTGGACCTGTCCACCTGGTTGAAAAACGTCACGCCGGTCGCCACCGACCCCAAAAGCGCCAACTGGTGGAGCAACATGCCCAAATATATGGTCAGTCTGCTCAAGGCTTTCTGGGGCGAGCATGCCACCGCGGCCAACGATTTCGGCTACGACTATCTGCCCAAACGCAGCGGCAACTACTCCTACATCATGCTCATGGAGCGCCTGCAGCAGGGTGGCTTCGATGGGATGTTCTGCATGGGGACCAACCCCATCGTCGGCGGACCGGATTCCCTGGGCATCGGCCGGGGGCTGGACAAACTCAAATGGATGGTGTCCGCCGATCTGTGGGAGACCGATACCAGCGTCTTCTGGAAACGCCCCGGCGTCAATCCCAAGGATATCCAGACCGAAGTGTTCAATTTGCCGGCCGCCAGTTCGGTGGAAAAAGAGGGCAGCATCTCCAACTCGGGACGCTGGGCCCAATGGCGCTACAAAGCGGTGGAGCCGCCAGGTCATGCCGAAAGCGACGCCTTTATCATCGATCAGCTCTATCGTCGCCTGAAGAACCTCTATTCTCAAGGCGGCGTGTTCCCCGAGCCCATCGTCAACCTGGCGTGGAATTACGGCGACGGCCATGAACCGGACATCGAAATGGTCGCGAGAGAGACCAACGGCTTTTTCACCCGCGACGTGCAGATCGGCGGCAAGCTCTACAAAAAGGGCGAGCAGGTGCCGGCCTTCACCGCGCTGCAAGACGACGGCTCGACCGTTTCGGGTAACTGGCTCTATTGCGGCTCCTACACGGAAGAAGATGGCAACAAGTTGAAACGTCGCGGCCAGGAAGACCCCACCGGCCTTGAAATGTATCCCAACTGGTCCTGGTGCTGGCCGGTCAACCGCCGCATTCTCTACAACCGCGCCTCCGTCGACCCCGATGGTCGCCCCTGGAATCCGAAGAAAATCGTCATCGCCTGGAATGAGACGACAGGTCGCTGGGACGGCGACGTGCCTGATGGTGGCTGGCCGCCCATGAACAAGCCCGGCGGACGCTATCCCTTCATCATGGTCGCCGAAGGCTTCGGCCGGCTGTTCTCCGCGGGTCTTGCCGATGGTCCTTTCCCGGCGCATTACGAGCCCATGGAGAGTCCCACGGAAAATCTTTTCTGTAAGCAGCAGACCAACCCGGCGGTGCGCCCCCCGGCCAGGCTCAGCGATCGCGAGAAATTCCCCTACATCGGCACCTCCTACCGGGTGTCCGAACACTGGCAGGCAGGCTCCATGACCCGCAATCTGCCTTGGCTGGTGGAACTGGTGCCGGATATGTTTGTGGAAATGAGCGAAGGACTGGCACGCTGGAAAGGGATCAACAACGGCGATATGGTCACGATCTCATCGGAACGCGGCGCCATTGAAGCACGCGCCCTGATAACCTCGCGCATCAAACCCTTGCGCGTCGGCGGACGGATGATCGAGCAGGTCGGCCTGCCCTGGCATTTCGGCTTCGCCGGACTGGCTAAGGGTGACAGCGCCAATGTTCTTACGGCGGCGGTGGGCTGTGCCAACACCACCATCCCCGAATACAAGGCGTTTCTCTGCAACATCGAGAAAGGGGGTAAGA
- a CDS encoding methyltransferase domain-containing protein has protein sequence MPTPLHDERLTTVLQVLLAHGVQSVLDLGCGRGEMLALLLAEPQFTRIVGMDVSPQALEAAQGLRAGQEERLDLVHGSYTQPVAGLDGFDAALLVETIEHLDPSRLSQVEHAVFDAYRPRLVVITTPNRDYNVLHGLAEGVMRHRGHRFEWTRAKFKSWAEGVAARNGYAVVFADLGAVHLHLGGSSQMATFTLREI, from the coding sequence ATGCCCACTCCTCTTCACGATGAGCGTCTCACGACAGTCTTGCAGGTGCTGCTGGCCCATGGCGTGCAGTCGGTTCTCGATCTTGGTTGCGGCCGCGGCGAAATGCTCGCCCTCCTGCTTGCCGAACCCCAGTTCACCAGGATCGTCGGCATGGATGTCTCGCCGCAGGCCCTGGAGGCGGCGCAGGGTCTGCGTGCGGGACAAGAGGAACGCCTTGACCTGGTGCATGGCTCCTACACTCAGCCCGTCGCAGGGCTGGACGGCTTTGATGCGGCGCTGCTGGTTGAAACCATTGAGCATCTTGACCCCAGTCGCCTGTCGCAGGTGGAACATGCGGTGTTTGACGCTTATCGCCCGCGGCTGGTGGTGATTACCACACCCAACCGTGACTACAATGTCCTGCATGGTCTGGCCGAAGGGGTTATGCGCCACCGTGGCCATCGCTTTGAATGGACGCGGGCCAAATTCAAATCCTGGGCCGAAGGCGTTGCCGCGCGCAACGGCTATGCGGTGGTTTTTGCCGATCTCGGAGCTGTTCATCTGCATCTTGGCGGGTCCAGCCAAATGGCCACCTTCACTCTGCGCGAAATCTAA
- a CDS encoding TonB-dependent receptor plug domain-containing protein, giving the protein MCMSRWLPTAFAVALLLSPVVAATAAAQPVNLQDVVVTGTRSPHALADVPVETLVISREEIERAPVQNLPQLLRTLPGVSATNLDDTLASDNLRLTVRGLQLNEGYGLILVDGKRIHGGLGAHGDYGISLNQIPLSMIERIEVVKGASSALYGADAMAGVINIITRAVPAQASVAGGINYGLYDVLPRAGVKAEDPTRRTALVHANLGAPVGESSGVMLQFAHQSDEGSDRVPQTTRRDSVLGKWHTALTDTWSVDLAGDLAWSRRDAPPATARYDRKLDDYRASAALNYKDDRHAWTLSGYRFNQDFEQGYDGFPHGFRFGDIGYYQAETVYTYFGERHWLTVGAEAQRQRLDYLFNNYRDGALEAQVKVKENVDIYSVFIQDEIWLLNERLILVPGVRFEDHSRFGGEFNPKFSASLRTGEATTWRASVGRAFKSPTIRQLYYEGLYRHGDTYHESNPNLDPETAINANLSVEQTWWGGLLWGSFGVFRTDIKDMVVRFDTGRISEDDLALPIESYENVQKARIQGAELAFRAGGPRGFTLRGSGAWTSAENRDTDLDLPYVPNYTAALIPGYVAADGLTGVETTLLAVGRQYRNTANTQRVDAHQIVDVRLWRELGPQVTASLDFGNIFESNKGDKEFAFRQGRSVVAGLNARF; this is encoded by the coding sequence ATGTGTATGAGTCGTTGGCTTCCCACTGCTTTTGCTGTTGCCTTGTTGCTGTCGCCGGTCGTTGCCGCCACGGCGGCGGCGCAACCCGTTAATCTGCAGGACGTGGTGGTCACCGGTACCCGCTCGCCCCACGCCCTGGCGGATGTGCCCGTTGAAACCCTGGTCATCAGCCGCGAAGAGATCGAACGCGCCCCGGTGCAGAATCTTCCCCAGCTGCTACGCACTCTGCCGGGAGTTTCCGCCACCAATCTCGACGATACCCTGGCTTCGGACAACCTGCGCCTGACCGTGCGCGGGCTGCAGCTCAACGAAGGCTACGGGTTGATTCTGGTGGACGGCAAGCGCATCCACGGCGGCCTGGGCGCCCACGGCGACTACGGCATCAGCCTCAACCAGATTCCCCTGAGCATGATCGAGCGCATCGAGGTGGTCAAAGGCGCCAGCTCCGCTCTGTACGGCGCTGATGCCATGGCGGGAGTCATCAACATCATTACCCGCGCGGTGCCGGCGCAGGCCAGTGTCGCCGGCGGAATCAATTACGGCCTCTACGACGTTCTGCCGCGCGCCGGGGTCAAGGCCGAAGACCCGACGCGGCGCACCGCCCTGGTGCATGCCAATCTCGGGGCGCCGGTCGGCGAATCCTCGGGCGTTATGCTGCAATTCGCCCATCAATCCGACGAGGGCAGCGACCGTGTCCCGCAAACGACCCGCCGCGACTCGGTCCTGGGCAAATGGCATACCGCGTTGACCGATACCTGGTCCGTCGATCTGGCCGGCGACCTGGCCTGGTCGCGCCGCGACGCGCCGCCGGCAACCGCGCGCTATGATCGCAAACTCGATGACTACCGGGCCTCCGCAGCCCTTAATTACAAGGATGACCGCCACGCCTGGACCCTCTCGGGATACCGCTTCAACCAGGATTTCGAGCAGGGTTACGATGGGTTCCCCCATGGCTTTCGCTTCGGCGATATCGGCTACTATCAGGCCGAGACCGTCTACACCTATTTCGGTGAGCGGCACTGGCTGACGGTAGGGGCAGAAGCTCAGCGCCAGCGCCTTGACTATCTGTTCAATAATTACCGCGACGGGGCCCTGGAGGCTCAGGTCAAGGTCAAGGAAAATGTCGATATCTACAGTGTGTTTATCCAGGATGAAATCTGGCTCCTCAACGAGAGGCTGATTCTGGTGCCGGGTGTGCGTTTTGAGGACCATTCCCGCTTCGGCGGTGAATTCAATCCCAAGTTCTCGGCAAGTCTGCGCACCGGCGAAGCCACCACTTGGCGGGCTTCCGTGGGCCGCGCCTTCAAGTCCCCGACCATCCGCCAGCTCTACTACGAAGGGCTTTACCGCCACGGCGACACCTACCATGAATCCAACCCCAACCTCGATCCCGAAACCGCCATCAATGCCAACCTGAGTGTCGAGCAAACCTGGTGGGGGGGGCTGCTCTGGGGAAGTTTCGGAGTGTTCCGCACGGACATCAAAGACATGGTCGTGCGTTTTGATACGGGGCGCATCTCCGAGGATGATCTGGCACTGCCCATCGAAAGCTACGAGAACGTTCAGAAAGCGCGTATCCAAGGAGCTGAACTGGCCTTTCGCGCGGGCGGCCCGCGCGGCTTCACCCTGCGCGGCAGCGGCGCCTGGACTTCGGCGGAAAACCGCGACACCGACCTGGATCTGCCCTACGTGCCCAATTATACGGCGGCGCTGATTCCCGGCTACGTCGCGGCCGACGGTCTGACCGGGGTTGAAACGACCCTGCTGGCGGTGGGCCGTCAGTATCGCAACACGGCCAACACCCAGCGCGTCGACGCCCATCAGATCGTCGATGTGCGCCTGTGGCGCGAACTCGGACCGCAGGTCACCGCCTCCCTGGATTTCGGCAACATCTTTGAGTCCAACAAGGGCGATAAGGAGTTTGCCTTCCGCCAGGGCCGCAGCGTCGTCGCCGGGCTCAATGCCCGTTTCTAA
- a CDS encoding DUF4198 domain-containing protein translates to MPQSVSLVMRSLLPAVLLLCLVLTPAHAHYPWLTVLEQNPLRFELSWGHEFPRDGILAVERIAAVHLVLPDGSVRDLVLSPGDAHSAGPLADTGLHVLAATQVPSFYSLTADGGKRGSRADYPEALSCSQSENSMKTLISRGGTEGTPGQAVGHPLEILPLADPAALQAGDEFPVRVLFRGAPFSGTLEATWDGYRGDEEYALSAETDEAGEARIPLSSAGFWKIVARMQEPHPTPELCDYQTYTSTLTFHLR, encoded by the coding sequence ATGCCGCAATCCGTCTCTTTGGTGATGCGTTCCCTGCTTCCGGCCGTGCTTCTGTTGTGCCTGGTCCTGACCCCGGCACATGCCCACTATCCCTGGCTTACCGTGCTGGAACAAAATCCCCTGCGCTTCGAGCTCAGCTGGGGGCACGAGTTTCCCCGCGACGGCATCCTCGCTGTCGAGCGCATCGCCGCGGTGCATCTGGTGCTTCCCGACGGTAGCGTTCGCGATCTTGTCCTGAGCCCCGGAGATGCGCACAGCGCCGGTCCCCTGGCGGACACCGGCCTGCATGTGCTGGCCGCGACGCAGGTGCCGAGTTTTTATTCCCTGACCGCTGATGGTGGAAAACGCGGTTCGCGCGCTGATTATCCCGAAGCGCTGAGTTGCAGCCAGTCGGAAAACAGCATGAAAACCCTGATTTCTCGCGGCGGAACGGAGGGTACCCCTGGGCAAGCGGTGGGACATCCCCTGGAAATTCTGCCCCTGGCCGACCCTGCCGCCCTCCAAGCCGGTGACGAATTTCCGGTGCGGGTGCTGTTTCGCGGCGCGCCTTTCAGCGGCACCCTCGAAGCCACTTGGGACGGTTACAGGGGCGACGAGGAATATGCGCTGAGCGCCGAGACGGATGAGGCGGGCGAGGCGCGCATTCCTCTGAGCAGCGCAGGTTTTTGGAAGATCGTCGCAAGAATGCAGGAGCCGCACCCGACCCCTGAACTCTGTGACTATCAGACCTATACATCGACGCTGACTTTTCACTTGCGCTGA
- a CDS encoding DUF2868 domain-containing protein: MSKNASPDWTVADLVDLEYLLLQDGETDAATLARRDRALYRAHLSAEEDRRRLLRRWVELRREALRKSGAAPLPGEVVALILRPLRLLLFFLGGLFGAGLAWGVLSYAGDRPINLFAALGLLVGLPFAASLVSVLLPAVRLFRRGTPAGRLGFWLTGALLARVARRAYAFLGGRGASQGRMAMAQGWGVLRGRGGLYVGAMGWLAYGLMQLAAVGFSLGVLAAVFLRGWIADLAFSWQTTARLSAEQVHGFAVALARPWSTFLDPPLSHPTLEQVAGSRVFLKEGLQQLVSTDLQSWWYFLLWAILLYAVVPRLMLLGASWWGARHARRRLSFRDARCEALVRRMQHPQVQLGRENAGEAQQASVCDFPPEEAHTGFAALRVLVPVELRQRPAAERLETEVREEFGAEVQSLAEVDLDEEQDAAILDTLGETDEKVAVLLILEGWQPCIVATLEYLKALRRTLGPGRLLVIGLVGRETPGRWGSSTPEHEFDIWRQRLAALGDPWLLVHNWGGVSHG, encoded by the coding sequence ATGTCGAAAAACGCTTCTCCAGACTGGACGGTCGCCGATCTCGTCGACCTGGAGTATCTTCTGCTCCAGGACGGCGAAACCGATGCCGCGACCCTGGCCCGCCGTGATCGAGCCCTGTATCGGGCGCATCTGAGCGCTGAAGAGGATCGCCGCCGCCTGCTGCGCCGCTGGGTCGAGTTGCGCCGCGAGGCGCTCCGCAAGTCCGGCGCCGCGCCGCTGCCGGGAGAGGTGGTGGCGCTCATTCTGCGTCCCCTGCGCTTGCTGCTGTTTTTCCTCGGCGGTCTGTTTGGCGCGGGGCTCGCCTGGGGGGTTCTGAGCTACGCGGGCGATCGGCCCATTAACCTGTTTGCAGCCCTGGGGCTGCTGGTGGGGCTGCCCTTTGCGGCGAGCCTGGTGTCGGTTCTGTTGCCCGCCGTGCGCCTGTTCCGCCGCGGCACGCCGGCCGGCCGCCTGGGCTTCTGGCTGACCGGGGCGTTGCTGGCGCGCGTGGCCCGCCGCGCTTACGCCTTTCTTGGCGGGCGCGGCGCGAGCCAGGGGCGCATGGCCATGGCGCAGGGCTGGGGCGTGCTACGCGGCCGTGGCGGTCTTTATGTCGGCGCCATGGGCTGGCTGGCCTACGGGTTGATGCAACTGGCGGCCGTGGGATTCTCGCTGGGGGTGCTGGCGGCGGTTTTTTTGCGGGGCTGGATCGCTGATCTGGCCTTCAGCTGGCAGACCACCGCCCGTCTGTCAGCCGAGCAGGTGCATGGCTTCGCCGTGGCCCTGGCGCGGCCCTGGAGCACCTTTCTCGATCCGCCCCTGTCGCACCCGACCCTGGAGCAGGTGGCGGGGTCGCGCGTCTTTCTCAAAGAAGGCTTGCAGCAATTGGTCAGCACCGATCTGCAATCCTGGTGGTATTTTCTGCTCTGGGCGATTTTGTTATATGCCGTCGTGCCGCGCTTGATGTTGCTGGGCGCCTCCTGGTGGGGGGCGCGCCATGCGCGACGCAGGCTCTCGTTTCGGGACGCCCGTTGTGAGGCTCTGGTCCGGCGCATGCAGCATCCCCAGGTGCAGCTTGGCCGCGAAAACGCGGGCGAGGCGCAGCAGGCTTCTGTCTGTGATTTCCCGCCCGAGGAAGCTCACACCGGTTTTGCGGCCCTGCGTGTGCTGGTGCCCGTGGAATTGCGGCAACGGCCCGCTGCCGAGCGCCTGGAAACCGAGGTGCGCGAGGAATTTGGTGCCGAGGTGCAATCCTTGGCCGAGGTTGACCTGGATGAAGAGCAGGATGCCGCGATCCTGGACACCCTTGGCGAAACAGACGAAAAGGTCGCCGTATTGCTGATTCTCGAAGGCTGGCAGCCCTGCATTGTCGCCACCCTGGAATATCTCAAGGCCCTGCGCCGCACCCTGGGACCGGGGCGCCTGCTGGTCATCGGCCTGGTCGGGCGCGAAACGCCGGGACGCTGGGGAAGTTCCACCCCGGAGCATGAGTTCGATATCTGGCGCCAACGCCTGGCGGCCCTGGGTGATCCCTGGCTGCTGGTGCATAACTGGGGAGGGGTATCCCATGGCTGA
- a CDS encoding DUF3482 domain-containing protein, whose translation MAEVPVFAVVGHPNEGKSSVVSTLTEDDLVPISSVPGETRVCTPYAIRIDGETLVRFIDTPGFQMPVQTLRWMHNYSGPAEEMLADFIRTHEGDPRFSDDCELLRPLLDNAGIVYVVDGSRPLRANDEAEMEILRLTGRPRMAVINPKADETSYVAEWKAAFAKTFNANLQFNAHRATFHERITLLQALQYIEQDWGRPLARVVEALRDDWHGRLEASADAILHLLEESLTLTLADISEGEDESARQRLHDKLVADFQVRLSDLEQKCWKNLKARFLHNKFNADLVAETVVDKDLFAAETWQVLGLTRNQLSLALATAGAAFGAAMDGAAAGTTFGIFTLGGGLAGGLAGWSGTRPLSRLKVDLGPFTRELGGCRVQVGPLRNPQLMFVLLDRALIYFQCVSNWAHARREETAVALPEGKQGMTAGWPVERRRLFEKFQIALQKGYSDKVDALKPKLRAVLLEVMSQEPGPKED comes from the coding sequence ATGGCTGAAGTGCCGGTGTTTGCGGTGGTGGGGCATCCCAACGAAGGCAAATCCTCGGTGGTTTCCACCCTGACCGAGGATGATCTGGTGCCCATCAGTTCGGTACCGGGCGAAACGCGGGTGTGTACGCCCTACGCTATTCGCATCGACGGCGAAACCCTGGTGCGCTTCATCGATACCCCTGGTTTTCAGATGCCGGTGCAGACCTTGCGCTGGATGCACAATTACAGCGGCCCTGCCGAAGAGATGCTCGCGGATTTTATCCGCACCCACGAAGGCGATCCGCGCTTTAGCGACGACTGCGAGCTGTTGCGGCCACTGCTTGACAACGCCGGCATTGTCTATGTGGTCGATGGTTCGCGGCCCCTGCGCGCCAATGACGAGGCGGAAATGGAAATTCTGCGCCTCACCGGCCGCCCCCGCATGGCGGTGATCAATCCCAAGGCTGACGAAACCTCCTATGTCGCGGAGTGGAAAGCCGCCTTCGCCAAGACCTTCAATGCCAATCTGCAGTTCAACGCCCATCGCGCCACCTTTCATGAGCGCATCACCCTCCTGCAGGCCCTGCAATACATCGAGCAGGACTGGGGCCGGCCACTGGCGCGCGTGGTCGAGGCCCTGCGGGACGACTGGCACGGACGCCTGGAAGCCTCCGCCGATGCCATCCTGCATCTGCTCGAAGAGTCTCTGACCCTGACCCTCGCAGACATCAGTGAAGGCGAAGATGAGTCCGCCAGGCAGCGCCTGCATGACAAACTGGTCGCGGACTTTCAGGTCAGGCTCAGTGACCTCGAACAGAAGTGCTGGAAGAATCTCAAGGCCAGGTTTCTGCACAACAAGTTCAATGCCGACCTGGTGGCCGAAACGGTTGTGGACAAGGATCTTTTCGCTGCCGAAACCTGGCAGGTGCTCGGTCTGACGCGCAACCAGCTGAGCCTGGCTCTGGCCACTGCCGGTGCCGCTTTCGGGGCGGCGATGGATGGCGCGGCGGCGGGCACCACCTTTGGCATTTTTACCCTCGGTGGTGGTCTGGCCGGTGGCTTGGCCGGATGGAGCGGCACCCGGCCCTTGTCGCGCCTCAAAGTCGATTTGGGACCCTTTACCCGTGAGCTGGGCGGCTGTCGGGTCCAGGTCGGCCCGCTGCGTAATCCGCAGTTGATGTTTGTGTTGCTCGACCGCGCGCTGATTTATTTTCAGTGCGTCAGCAACTGGGCCCATGCCCGCCGTGAGGAGACGGCGGTGGCACTGCCCGAGGGCAAACAGGGGATGACAGCGGGATGGCCTGTCGAGCGGCGACGCCTGTTCGAAAAATTTCAGATCGCTCTACAGAAAGGCTACAGCGACAAGGTCGATGCGTTGAAACCGAAATTGCGCGCGGTACTGCTCGAGGTCATGAGTCAGGAGCCTGGGCCAAAGGAGGACTGA